The Populus alba chromosome 6, ASM523922v2, whole genome shotgun sequence genomic interval TAGCGGTAAGGTTGTCGGGTTGAGAGGACAAATGGGTCGGGTCGTTTTGAATGGTAAaagctgcttcttcttttttcctctctttttattgagaacattttattttatttatagatgacccttttccttctttcttttttattcagcTAAGAGTTACCACTTACCAGTATTATTTGACCACCTACgtcataattaaaattaaataaaatttttcattcaaaattttaaaagtattcatttcaaaaatattttaaaaaaatattaaattttttttattttaaatttttatttttttttatttttttagatcattgcactaatatcaaaaataattttttaaaaaaaatatattattttaatacattttcaaataaaaaataattacactctcaaacacataataaatatcattaaactTGGTGTAATATTGTCGGTCaatctttaaaacaaaattttaattaaatttaattaaattaggttAAAATTTATCTGGTCATATCAGTTgacacaaattaatttataaattaatcaaaactttaattatttttttttgaaaatcaaaataggtttttgttaataaaaatttataacaaaatcatttcagatcaatttaaattaacccGTTTAATCTATAATTAGCTCTGGAGTCAAaagactttatttatttatttaccattTCCAAAGGACCACTTGTGGATGAAAGAGTCAAGAGAACAATCCACTCTCACGCATGTAGCTAGAAACCTTCGCCCTAATAATCAGTTTTTGCAGTAACATGCTTCAGTTTTAGATACCATTTGGCATTGTGTTTCAAATAGTATTTTgtctaaatttaaattttttttttttagtttgtaatttttggatcgttttgatatactgatgtcaaaaataatttttaaaaaataaaaaaatatcattgacacacgaaaaactatttgaaaaataaccgctaccacactgtcaaacatgCTTTTAGAAGGACATGCAGGAGTTGTTAATGTTATATCCCAAAACTTCTCATGTCTTGATCAGAGAGTGTCCCAAGCAGGTGAACAAGTGTGTTGCCCCATGTAAAAGGTTTGGGGCTACGAGTCAAAAGAAAAGGTGTTGCTTTGGTATAGGGATTTCAACTATACATGGTTTATGTCTGAAATGTTTAGATTAAGCAATGGCAGAAGTCTCCCCAAGATCCTGATCATAAATAATCAAATGGGAAATGCAATCACCTCAAGGTTAGGTTAAAGAACTCAACAAAATTCCATGCAAGTAACAAACGGATGCCTTTCTGAACTGCATTCATCACACttgaaaaactatttcaaaacaCACGACCAAATCAACCAGTTTGCCTGGCAAGACATTCAGTGCTTCCTCTCAGGCTATGCTACATTGAAAATCTATTTGATACATCGATCTAAAGGGGTTATATCAAGGAAAGAGTCTACTACAGATGCATTTCCCTTGTCCCCTGACGTCGTCAAAACCCTACTCCTATGACAATCTATCTTAGATTTGCACTACTTTGAAGAAGCAACAGGAGGATCAATTAACTTGATCTTTAGTTCTATCTCCCCGGACTCAACTGCACAGAGCCTCAACCAAACACTCTGCACCACTTCACCATTTATGCAGCTAATTGAGCTTTCACGAGCAAGACAATTGTCAGTATCAGGAACAACCTTCCTTAAAATTGTCTCGCCTGCAGAAACCTTTGCAAACTGCTTCAATCTAGCTGCAGATGCAATTGGTTGTAGGTTGAGGTGAGCATGTCCCATCTTGTCATCTGCCTTGAAACGGTCTTTATCAAATACTTCCTGCAATGAGTTAAAGTAACTAATCACATGCTATTGAAATCTCAAGTTTTATTCACAACATTACCAATTAGCATCTCCCCAGTTATAAATCAGCAATTAAACCCCAGAGAAAATGCAGCTCTCAGATTGACACTATCTCAGTTTTACTGCTGCTAAAAGTTCAATCTATTGG includes:
- the LOC118032233 gene encoding protein C2-DOMAIN ABA-RELATED 11 isoform X2, translating into MGEQLGFLKVTVVLGKRLVIRDFKTSDPYVVLKLGNQEVFDKDRFKADDKMGHAHLNLQPIASAARLKQFAKVSAGETILRKVVPDTDNCLARESSISCINGEVVQSVWLRLCAVESGEIELKIKLIDPPVASSK
- the LOC118032233 gene encoding protein C2-DOMAIN ABA-RELATED 11 isoform X1 — translated: MGEQLGFLKVTVVLGKRLVIRDFKTSDPYVVLKLGNQTAKTKVINSCLNPVWNEELSFSLREPVGVLSLEVFDKDRFKADDKMGHAHLNLQPIASAARLKQFAKVSAGETILRKVVPDTDNCLARESSISCINGEVVQSVWLRLCAVESGEIELKIKLIDPPVASSK